The proteins below come from a single Saccharopolyspora sp. SCSIO 74807 genomic window:
- a CDS encoding fumarylacetoacetate hydrolase family protein, with protein sequence MRLARVAHSDGVSFVALEPDPSAPQEKVLAIEIDQHPFGEPTFTGRKWPMADVRLLGPILPSKVICVGKNYAEHAREMGGEVPQNPIIFMKPSTSVTGPNAAIKLPPNSERVDYEGELAAVVGQPCRDVPEARGADVLLGYTVANDVTARDQQQADGQWTRAKGYDTFCPLGPWIDTELDPGDLGLRTELDGELKQESRTSLLLHDVPALVSYISRIMTLLPGDVILTGTPAGVGPMQAGQQVSVSIDGLGTLTNPVQDR encoded by the coding sequence GTGCGCCTGGCCCGAGTCGCCCACTCCGACGGGGTGTCGTTCGTCGCGCTGGAACCCGACCCGTCCGCCCCGCAGGAGAAGGTGCTGGCCATCGAGATCGACCAGCACCCCTTCGGCGAACCGACGTTCACCGGGCGCAAGTGGCCGATGGCCGACGTCCGGCTGCTGGGGCCGATCCTGCCCAGCAAGGTGATCTGCGTCGGCAAGAACTACGCCGAGCACGCCAGGGAGATGGGCGGCGAGGTGCCGCAGAACCCGATCATCTTCATGAAGCCGTCCACCTCGGTCACCGGCCCGAACGCGGCGATCAAGCTGCCGCCGAACTCCGAGCGGGTCGACTACGAGGGCGAGCTGGCCGCGGTCGTCGGCCAGCCGTGCAGGGACGTCCCGGAGGCGCGCGGCGCCGACGTGCTGCTCGGCTACACCGTCGCCAACGACGTGACCGCCCGCGACCAGCAGCAGGCCGACGGGCAGTGGACGCGGGCGAAGGGCTACGACACGTTCTGCCCGCTGGGCCCGTGGATCGACACCGAGCTCGATCCCGGTGACCTGGGGCTGCGCACCGAACTGGACGGCGAGCTCAAGCAGGAGTCGCGGACTTCGCTGCTGCTGCACGACGTTCCGGCGCTGGTGTCGTACATCTCGCGGATCATGACGCTGCTGCCGGGCGACGTGATCCTCACCGGCACGCCCGCCGGGGTCGGGCCGATGCAGGCGGGCCAGCAGGTCTCGGTGTCCATCGACGGGCTCGGCACCCTGACCAACCCGGTGCAGGACCGCTGA
- the gltX gene encoding glutamate--tRNA ligase yields the protein MSTSEVTATPHSTVRARFCPSPTGTPHVGLIRTALFNWAFARHHEGTLVFRIEDTDASRDSQESYDALLDALRWLGLDWDEGPGAGGEHGPYRQSERKDIYADIAQRLLAAGELYEAFSSPEEVEARHKAAGRDPKLGYDNHDRHLTEDQKAEFRAEGRNPVLRLKMPEHDLAFTDLVRGEITFPAGSVPDPVLVRGNGEPLYTLTNPVDDALMRITHVLRGEDLLSSTPRQIALYESLRRIGVTDFTPEFGHLPFVMGEGNKKLSKRDPQSDLFHHRARGFLPEGLLNYLALLGWSIADDRDVFTLDEMVEAFDIGRVSANPARFDQKKADAINSAHLRALAPDDFVQRVVPYLIDGGVLPAEPTGEQIETVRAAAPLVQERLIVLSDAVNMMGFLFAGEDFEPDEASAQKALGEDARPVLEASIGALEQLPEWDTDSIEAALRAAVVDGLGIKPRKAFAPVRVAVTGRTVSPPLYESMELLGREVSLSRLHRALDGNTAEMR from the coding sequence ATGAGCACGTCAGAGGTCACCGCCACGCCGCACAGCACCGTCCGCGCCCGGTTCTGCCCGTCGCCGACCGGCACACCGCACGTCGGGCTGATCCGCACCGCCCTGTTCAACTGGGCCTTCGCCCGGCACCACGAAGGCACCCTGGTGTTCCGCATCGAGGACACCGACGCCAGCCGGGACAGCCAGGAGTCCTACGACGCGCTGCTGGACGCGCTGCGCTGGCTCGGGCTGGACTGGGACGAAGGCCCCGGGGCCGGGGGTGAGCACGGCCCGTACCGGCAGAGCGAGCGCAAGGACATCTACGCCGACATCGCGCAGCGCCTGCTCGCCGCCGGTGAGCTCTACGAAGCCTTCTCCAGCCCGGAAGAGGTCGAAGCCCGGCACAAAGCCGCCGGCCGCGACCCCAAGCTCGGCTACGACAACCACGACCGGCACCTCACCGAGGACCAGAAGGCCGAGTTCCGCGCCGAAGGCCGCAACCCCGTGCTGCGGCTGAAGATGCCCGAGCACGACCTCGCGTTCACCGACCTCGTCCGCGGCGAGATCACCTTCCCCGCGGGCAGCGTGCCCGACCCGGTCCTGGTGCGCGGCAACGGCGAACCCCTCTACACCCTCACCAACCCCGTCGACGACGCGCTGATGCGGATCACCCACGTGCTGCGCGGCGAAGACCTGCTGTCCTCGACGCCCCGCCAGATCGCGCTGTACGAATCGCTGCGGCGCATCGGCGTCACCGACTTCACCCCCGAATTCGGCCACCTGCCGTTCGTCATGGGCGAGGGCAACAAGAAGCTGTCCAAGCGCGACCCGCAATCCGACCTCTTCCACCACCGCGCACGCGGATTCCTGCCGGAAGGGCTGCTGAACTACCTCGCGCTGCTGGGCTGGTCCATCGCCGACGACCGCGACGTGTTCACCCTCGACGAGATGGTCGAAGCCTTCGACATCGGGCGGGTCAGCGCCAACCCCGCCCGGTTCGACCAGAAGAAGGCCGACGCGATCAACTCCGCGCACCTGCGGGCGCTCGCACCCGACGACTTCGTGCAGCGCGTGGTGCCTTACCTGATCGACGGCGGCGTGCTGCCCGCGGAACCCACCGGCGAGCAGATCGAAACCGTGCGCGCCGCCGCGCCGCTGGTGCAGGAACGGCTGATCGTGCTCTCCGACGCGGTGAACATGATGGGATTCCTGTTCGCCGGCGAAGACTTCGAGCCCGACGAAGCCTCCGCGCAGAAAGCGCTCGGCGAAGACGCGCGCCCGGTGCTCGAAGCGAGCATCGGCGCGCTCGAGCAGCTGCCCGAATGGGACACCGACTCCATCGAAGCGGCGCTGCGGGCCGCCGTCGTCGACGGGCTCGGCATCAAACCGCGCAAAGCCTTCGCGCCCGTGCGGGTCGCCGTCACCGGCCGCACCGTGTCCCCGCCGCTGTACGAATCGATGGAACTGCTGGGCCGCGAAGTGTCCCTTAGCAGACTCCACCGCGCACTGGACGGGAACACCGCGGAAATGCGCTGA
- a CDS encoding FAD-dependent oxidoreductase has protein sequence MTRTERTTCCIVGGGPAGMVLGLLLARSGVQVTVLEKHGDFLRDFRGDTVHPTTLQLLDDLGLAERFAELPHRRVDRVRLPVGQREDQFLTIADFTRLPIKYNYIALVPQWDLLDLLADEAKQQPGFDLRMNTEVTGLVREDGRVNGVRYRESDGSTGELRATITVACDGRDSLVRQLPELGLRDFATPMDVQWFKIPRRAEDPAGLLGLIADRTFQALIDRGDYYQAASIIAKGTDAERRARPVAEFNERLRRFLPWLDDGRDLVRDWDDVRLLSVKLDRLRKWHVPGLLCIGDAAHAMSPVGGIGINLAVQDGVAAARYLATPLREGRLRRKHVAAIQRRRWPTTVLIQQLQRVLHRNAVAPALRGEVDFYKSLPAPVRLVTNAPALRVVPPYVLAYGALRERPPQEALR, from the coding sequence ATGACGCGAACGGAACGCACGACGTGCTGCATCGTCGGCGGCGGCCCCGCCGGGATGGTCCTGGGCCTGCTGCTGGCCCGCTCCGGTGTGCAGGTGACCGTGCTGGAGAAGCACGGCGACTTCCTCCGCGACTTCCGCGGCGACACCGTGCACCCCACGACGCTGCAACTGCTCGACGACCTGGGCCTGGCCGAGCGGTTCGCCGAGCTGCCGCACCGCAGGGTGGACCGGGTGCGGCTGCCGGTCGGGCAGCGCGAGGACCAGTTCCTGACGATCGCCGACTTCACCAGGCTGCCGATCAAGTACAACTACATCGCGCTGGTGCCGCAGTGGGATCTGCTGGACCTGCTAGCGGACGAGGCCAAGCAGCAACCCGGTTTCGACCTGCGGATGAACACCGAAGTCACCGGGCTCGTCCGGGAGGACGGCCGGGTGAACGGGGTGCGCTACCGCGAATCCGACGGCAGCACCGGCGAGCTGCGCGCCACCATCACGGTCGCCTGCGACGGGCGGGACTCGCTGGTGCGGCAGCTTCCGGAGCTGGGGCTGCGGGACTTCGCCACGCCGATGGACGTGCAGTGGTTCAAGATCCCGCGCCGCGCGGAGGACCCGGCCGGGCTGCTCGGTCTGATCGCGGACCGCACCTTCCAGGCGCTGATCGACCGCGGCGACTACTACCAGGCCGCCTCGATCATCGCGAAGGGCACCGACGCGGAACGCCGCGCCCGGCCGGTGGCGGAGTTCAACGAACGGCTGCGCCGGTTCCTGCCGTGGCTCGACGACGGCCGCGACCTGGTGCGCGACTGGGACGACGTGCGGCTGCTCAGCGTCAAGCTGGACCGGTTGCGCAAGTGGCACGTGCCGGGGCTGCTGTGCATCGGAGACGCCGCGCACGCGATGTCACCGGTCGGCGGGATCGGCATCAACCTGGCCGTGCAGGACGGCGTCGCCGCCGCGCGGTACCTGGCGACGCCGCTGCGCGAGGGGCGGTTGCGGCGCAAGCACGTCGCGGCGATCCAGCGGCGGCGGTGGCCCACGACGGTGCTGATCCAGCAGCTCCAGCGGGTGCTGCACCGCAACGCCGTCGCCCCGGCGCTGCGCGGCGAGGTGGACTTCTACAAGAGCCTGCCCGCTCCGGTCCGGCTGGTCACCAACGCGCCGGCGCTGCGGGTCGTGCCGCCGTACGTGCTCGCCTACGGCGCGCTGCGGGAACGCCCGCCGCAGGAGGCGCTGCGCTGA
- a CDS encoding HAD family hydrolase: protein MTTAPEPPNAPPPGPIKAVCLDIDDTLLDNATSSRMGLRALIGNDAAWPVWRSTTEQHYARFVAGEYDFATMCRERTRDFFAAFGEQLGDTEVAAREDYRMAAMQRAWQLFDDARPCLDWMRASGLRLAVITNADSAYQRKKISDTGLAGTFDDLVISGELGVAKPDPQIFHAACTAVGAEPHETVHVGDRLDTDALGAANAGMHGVWLNRNGTEHAPPDGVSMITSLAELPELLVCDLPGIPEAAAPQDETRHERALA from the coding sequence GTGACAACCGCGCCTGAACCGCCGAACGCACCCCCGCCCGGCCCGATCAAGGCCGTGTGCCTGGACATCGACGACACCCTGCTGGACAACGCCACCTCGTCCCGGATGGGCCTGCGCGCCCTCATCGGCAACGACGCCGCCTGGCCGGTGTGGCGCAGCACCACCGAGCAGCACTACGCGCGCTTCGTCGCCGGCGAGTACGACTTCGCCACCATGTGCCGAGAACGCACCCGGGACTTCTTCGCCGCCTTCGGCGAACAACTCGGCGACACCGAAGTCGCCGCCCGCGAGGACTACCGGATGGCCGCCATGCAACGCGCCTGGCAACTGTTCGACGACGCGCGCCCCTGCCTCGACTGGATGCGCGCCAGCGGCCTGCGGCTCGCCGTGATCACCAACGCGGACAGCGCCTACCAGCGCAAGAAGATCAGCGACACCGGGCTCGCGGGAACCTTCGACGACCTGGTCATCTCCGGAGAACTCGGCGTCGCCAAACCCGACCCGCAGATCTTCCACGCCGCCTGCACCGCCGTCGGCGCCGAACCGCACGAAACCGTGCACGTCGGCGACCGGCTCGACACCGACGCGCTCGGCGCCGCCAACGCCGGCATGCACGGCGTTTGGCTCAACCGCAACGGAACCGAACACGCCCCGCCGGACGGGGTGTCGATGATCACCAGCCTCGCCGAGCTGCCCGAACTGCTCGTCTGCGACCTGCCCGGCATCCCCGAAGCAGCGGCCCCGCAGGACGAAACGAGACACGAGCGCGCCCTCGCCTGA
- a CDS encoding bifunctional 2-polyprenyl-6-hydroxyphenol methylase/3-demethylubiquinol 3-O-methyltransferase UbiG: MESSGKESIAARSAEVGALFDDVAEHFDRMATRMIDAEGPFRTWLDAQLPGGDRALDVGCGTGRHCPLLAERYAQVLGVDLSEALIHIARRTRPAANIRYEARSAYDVEPAADGVFDVVFAFSAVFHMRPYEQILPHLRSLVAPGGRLVVLEPQRTDLHARKGRDADWHIPVAFQNAEAVYRATADAGAATDALNLFLHPSWHKLGELNTLPSSQEFRDAYSGWLPGAQFFDGVAVAMAAAVWQAPDPN, from the coding sequence ATGGAATCATCGGGAAAAGAGTCCATTGCTGCGCGGTCCGCGGAAGTCGGCGCGCTTTTCGACGACGTGGCCGAACACTTCGACCGGATGGCCACCCGGATGATCGACGCGGAAGGCCCCTTCCGCACCTGGCTGGACGCCCAACTGCCCGGCGGTGACCGAGCGCTCGACGTCGGGTGCGGTACCGGCAGGCACTGCCCGCTGCTCGCGGAACGCTACGCGCAGGTGCTCGGCGTCGACCTGTCCGAAGCGCTGATCCACATCGCGCGGCGGACCCGGCCGGCCGCGAACATCCGCTACGAGGCGCGCAGCGCCTACGACGTCGAGCCCGCGGCGGATGGCGTGTTCGACGTCGTTTTCGCCTTCAGCGCCGTGTTCCACATGCGTCCCTACGAACAGATCTTGCCGCACCTGCGCTCGCTGGTCGCCCCGGGCGGGCGGCTGGTCGTGCTGGAACCGCAGCGGACCGACCTGCACGCCCGGAAGGGCCGGGACGCGGACTGGCACATCCCGGTCGCGTTCCAGAACGCCGAAGCCGTGTACCGGGCCACCGCCGATGCCGGGGCGGCCACGGACGCGTTGAACCTCTTCCTGCACCCCAGCTGGCACAAGCTGGGCGAGCTCAACACGCTGCCGAGTTCGCAGGAATTCCGGGACGCCTATTCCGGGTGGTTGCCGGGTGCGCAATTCTTCGACGGGGTGGCCGTCGCAATGGCCGCCGCCGTCTGGCAGGCCCCGGACCCGAATTGA
- the cimA gene encoding citramalate synthase has translation MTRTTPAGTPLGDDFHVYDTTLRDGAQREGISYSVPDKIAVAKLLDSLGVGFIEGGWPGALPKDTEFFARAAAGELRLDHAALVAFGSTRRAGAQAHEDPQVRALVDSQAPVVTLVAKSDRRHVERALRTTVEENCAMVADTVRYLVGEGRRVFVDAEHFFDGYAHDPDASLRVLEAAMTAGADVSVLCDTNGGQLPMQLASTVEEIVARTGFRVGIHCQDDTSCAVANSIAAVQAGATHVQCTANGYGERAGNADLFAVLGNLATKLDMPVMPEGKLTELTTVSHALSEIANLAPDTHQPYVGSSAFAHKAGLHASAIKVDPELYNHLDPDVVGNRMRVLVTEMAGRASLELKGAELGLDLSDSPEAVSGAVRKVKELEARGWSFEGSDASLELLLRREMDAAGEAEAGAVDAPFELESYRVLLDHRPDGTVVSEATVKIHVDGERVIATAEGNGPVNALDAALRKALVPHLPWVDSVELVDYKVRILTDAAGTDAVTRVLVESRDDQDEWTTVGVHGNIVEASWLALCDALAYKALRRTVLSGAD, from the coding sequence GTGACTCGCACGACCCCGGCCGGGACCCCCCTGGGCGACGACTTCCACGTCTACGACACCACGCTGCGCGACGGCGCCCAGCGGGAAGGGATCTCCTACTCGGTCCCGGACAAGATCGCGGTGGCGAAGCTGCTGGACTCGCTCGGGGTCGGTTTCATCGAAGGCGGCTGGCCGGGCGCGCTGCCGAAGGACACCGAGTTCTTCGCCCGCGCCGCCGCGGGCGAGCTGCGGCTCGACCACGCCGCGCTGGTCGCGTTCGGCTCCACCCGCCGCGCGGGCGCGCAAGCGCACGAAGATCCGCAGGTGCGGGCGCTGGTCGATTCGCAGGCGCCGGTCGTCACGCTGGTCGCCAAGTCCGACCGCAGGCACGTGGAGCGGGCGCTGCGCACCACGGTCGAAGAGAACTGCGCGATGGTCGCAGACACCGTGCGCTACCTGGTGGGGGAGGGGCGCCGGGTGTTCGTGGACGCCGAGCACTTCTTCGACGGCTACGCCCACGACCCGGACGCCTCGCTGCGGGTGCTGGAGGCCGCGATGACCGCGGGCGCCGACGTGTCGGTGCTGTGCGACACCAACGGCGGGCAGCTGCCGATGCAGCTCGCGTCCACGGTCGAGGAGATCGTCGCGCGCACCGGGTTCCGGGTGGGCATCCACTGCCAGGACGACACCAGCTGCGCGGTCGCCAACTCGATCGCGGCGGTGCAGGCCGGTGCCACGCACGTGCAATGCACCGCCAACGGATACGGCGAGCGCGCGGGCAACGCCGACCTGTTCGCGGTCCTCGGCAACCTGGCGACCAAGCTGGACATGCCGGTGATGCCGGAGGGCAAGCTGACCGAGCTCACGACCGTCTCGCACGCGCTGTCCGAGATCGCCAACCTCGCCCCGGACACCCACCAGCCCTACGTCGGGTCGTCGGCGTTCGCGCACAAGGCCGGGCTGCACGCCAGCGCGATCAAGGTGGACCCCGAGCTCTACAACCACCTGGACCCCGACGTGGTCGGCAACCGGATGCGGGTGCTGGTCACCGAGATGGCCGGGCGGGCGAGCCTGGAGCTCAAGGGCGCCGAGCTCGGGCTGGACCTGTCCGACTCGCCGGAAGCGGTCTCCGGCGCGGTGCGCAAGGTCAAGGAGCTGGAGGCCCGCGGCTGGTCGTTCGAGGGCTCGGACGCTTCGCTGGAGCTGCTGCTGCGCCGCGAGATGGATGCTGCGGGGGAGGCCGAAGCAGGCGCCGTGGACGCCCCGTTCGAGCTGGAGTCCTACCGGGTGCTGCTGGATCACCGCCCGGACGGGACGGTCGTTTCCGAGGCGACGGTGAAGATCCACGTGGACGGGGAGCGCGTCATCGCCACGGCGGAGGGCAACGGCCCGGTCAACGCCCTCGACGCCGCGTTGCGCAAGGCGCTGGTTCCGCACCTGCCGTGGGTGGACTCGGTTGAACTGGTGGACTACAAGGTCCGCATCCTCACCGACGCCGCGGGTACGGACGCGGTCACGCGGGTGCTGGTGGAGTCCCGCGACGATCAGGACGAGTGGACCACCGTCGGAGTGCACGGCAACATCGTCGAGGCGAGCTGGCTGGCGCTGTGCGACGCGCTCGCCTACAAGGCGCTGCGCCGCACCGTCCTCAGCGGCGCTGACTGA
- a CDS encoding ferritin-like domain-containing protein, with the protein MSIFDLPRLHFAGTAITRLPTGPRSGRYDLAANEALTADGTPFPRDRPAAEYHEHLDGLGERFEPDGRLRPDGRFGTAKGWNFGGNGHFWLDARITGWERVPGAAGAQDPVLGRAVDLWGHFNEHLATTHNRARVFDVDPASDWTTTVLAGQFCFGRQGRSHDTGYMAVGAVDGPQPPRWQNSQHVHGVGEHPLESWFRRSVVHQFAVDADGLEWLPEAEISEAVRLLRAAAGPGGLVVRYALSNMAAPRDNDTPNVWQVRGTIAARDPAEERTCPAGRLLTAREPRRRGEPAPLHNAAVQVTGEHTTFDLITAVPALGRSPEPGPDGVHRLGPRLDLGDLQLRTLGSGQLVARLPSSAYRADTARTGGLVTVATEPGCAAAEDEPLVLVREGQESAVLLAEEESVVRIDDSCLFLDPAEGDSTEGDSTERDGSAGDGTARVPVRTYHLGRPAPLNGLRVVQFFNPRALPRDPRAQAADARCGAVQIVQVRPDEGAADWAESCTLDTDEQGRAVLAVRCATAGATRLLLLPEGQHPPCDPDEPGSAARAYDNDDRTGYWPAVGCADVRVLPDTRHLDEIPRAEVTHDLLYREVFAPYELLYSFMADEVFSLAEQSKVGTYARLIWLMSDPRHRDKTFYMPPTRDLTRPQGRLLLAHLRRQQAPAPPELVARRDRPGAITTRGQLRDALREAASVELAGMLQYLYAAWSIPTHEAGQQLVRRGEWTAEQLRLACGDGTETLRNGMRGELLSVAREEMVHFLVINNIITAMGLPFHLPDIDFGRVNHRLQVPLDLALEGFGLGSVQRFIALEQPHSLTREIAGDVAPDAAGKAYPYQSLSDLYAAIREGIGAVPDLFLVQRGRGGGEHHLFMRRSLNDVHPDYQLEVDDVPSALFAIDFVTEHGEGNVLPGPADEDSHYDTFLRMSDLLMAHRVEAPGQRCPPWTPAYPVLRNPTLHAGDGAREPVTAPEARSAMVLFNRSYFLMHQLMLQHFHGAADASLRRSRLMNAAIDVMTGMLRPIAEHLVTLPSGRPGRTAGPSFELEEEPGFLARPDVALRSLGGRFDHLARQAAEQPGLPARVAELMRSYAAEFRGSAP; encoded by the coding sequence GTGAGCATCTTCGACCTGCCCCGGCTGCACTTCGCCGGTACGGCGATCACCCGGCTGCCCACCGGCCCGCGCAGCGGGCGCTACGACCTGGCCGCGAACGAGGCGCTGACCGCGGACGGCACGCCGTTCCCGCGGGACCGGCCTGCCGCGGAGTACCACGAGCACCTCGACGGGCTCGGCGAGCGCTTCGAACCCGACGGCCGGCTCCGGCCGGACGGGCGGTTCGGCACCGCCAAGGGCTGGAACTTCGGCGGCAACGGGCACTTCTGGCTGGACGCCCGCATCACCGGGTGGGAGCGCGTGCCGGGCGCGGCCGGTGCGCAGGATCCGGTGCTCGGGCGGGCGGTGGACCTGTGGGGGCACTTCAACGAGCACCTGGCGACCACGCACAACCGGGCTCGCGTCTTCGACGTCGACCCGGCGTCCGACTGGACCACCACCGTGCTGGCGGGTCAGTTCTGCTTCGGCCGCCAGGGTCGCTCGCACGACACCGGGTACATGGCGGTCGGCGCGGTCGACGGCCCGCAGCCACCTCGCTGGCAGAACTCGCAGCACGTGCACGGAGTCGGCGAGCACCCGCTGGAATCCTGGTTCCGGCGCTCTGTCGTGCATCAGTTCGCCGTGGACGCCGACGGCCTGGAGTGGTTACCCGAGGCGGAGATTTCCGAGGCGGTACGGCTGCTGCGCGCCGCGGCGGGCCCAGGCGGTCTGGTCGTCCGCTACGCGCTGAGCAACATGGCCGCACCGCGAGACAACGACACCCCGAACGTCTGGCAGGTGCGCGGCACCATCGCTGCCCGCGACCCCGCGGAAGAGCGCACTTGTCCGGCGGGGCGGTTGCTCACCGCGCGCGAACCCCGCCGGCGCGGTGAACCGGCTCCGCTGCACAACGCCGCGGTGCAGGTGACCGGCGAGCACACGACCTTCGACCTGATCACCGCGGTGCCCGCGCTGGGACGGAGCCCGGAGCCCGGTCCGGACGGGGTGCACCGGCTCGGGCCGCGGCTGGACCTGGGAGATCTGCAGCTGCGCACGCTCGGCTCCGGGCAGCTGGTCGCGCGGTTGCCCAGTAGCGCCTACCGCGCGGACACCGCGCGGACCGGCGGGCTGGTCACCGTTGCGACCGAGCCGGGATGCGCCGCAGCCGAGGACGAGCCGCTGGTGCTCGTCCGCGAGGGGCAGGAGTCCGCGGTGCTGCTCGCCGAGGAGGAGTCGGTCGTGCGGATCGACGACTCCTGCCTGTTCCTCGACCCCGCCGAGGGAGACAGCACCGAGGGAGACAGCACCGAGCGGGACGGCAGTGCGGGGGACGGCACCGCGCGGGTACCGGTCCGCACGTACCACCTGGGACGCCCCGCTCCGCTGAACGGCCTGCGGGTGGTGCAGTTCTTCAACCCGCGCGCACTGCCGCGGGACCCGCGGGCCCAGGCCGCGGACGCCCGGTGCGGTGCGGTGCAGATCGTGCAGGTCCGGCCGGACGAAGGCGCCGCGGATTGGGCCGAATCCTGCACCTTGGACACCGACGAACAGGGCCGAGCCGTGTTGGCGGTGCGCTGCGCCACCGCCGGCGCCACCCGGCTGCTGCTGCTCCCGGAAGGCCAACACCCGCCGTGCGACCCGGACGAGCCCGGCTCAGCGGCCCGCGCGTACGACAACGACGACCGCACGGGCTACTGGCCCGCCGTCGGCTGCGCGGACGTGCGCGTGCTGCCGGACACCCGGCACCTGGACGAGATCCCGCGCGCGGAAGTCACCCACGACCTGCTCTACCGGGAGGTCTTCGCGCCCTACGAGCTGCTGTACTCGTTCATGGCCGACGAGGTCTTCAGCCTGGCCGAGCAGAGCAAGGTGGGCACTTACGCGCGGCTGATCTGGCTGATGTCCGACCCGCGCCACCGGGACAAGACGTTCTACATGCCGCCGACCCGCGACCTGACCCGGCCGCAGGGCCGCTTGCTGCTGGCCCACCTGCGCAGGCAGCAGGCGCCCGCTCCGCCGGAGCTCGTGGCCCGGCGAGATCGACCCGGCGCCATCACCACCCGCGGTCAGCTGCGCGACGCGCTGCGCGAGGCCGCGAGCGTCGAACTCGCCGGGATGCTGCAGTACCTGTACGCCGCCTGGTCGATCCCGACGCACGAGGCCGGGCAGCAGCTGGTGCGGCGCGGCGAGTGGACCGCCGAGCAGCTGCGGCTGGCCTGCGGCGACGGCACCGAGACGCTGCGCAACGGGATGCGCGGCGAGCTGCTGAGCGTGGCGCGGGAAGAGATGGTGCACTTCCTGGTGATCAACAACATCATCACGGCGATGGGGTTGCCGTTCCACTTGCCGGACATCGACTTCGGCCGCGTCAACCACCGTCTGCAGGTGCCGCTCGACCTGGCCTTGGAAGGGTTCGGGCTCGGGAGCGTGCAGCGGTTCATCGCGTTGGAGCAGCCGCACTCGTTGACCAGGGAGATCGCAGGCGACGTCGCGCCGGACGCGGCCGGGAAGGCGTACCCGTACCAGTCGCTCAGCGACCTCTACGCCGCCATCCGGGAGGGCATCGGCGCGGTGCCGGACCTCTTCCTGGTGCAGCGGGGGCGGGGCGGCGGCGAGCACCACCTGTTCATGCGCAGGTCGCTCAACGACGTCCACCCCGACTACCAGCTGGAGGTGGACGACGTCCCCAGCGCGCTGTTCGCCATCGACTTCGTCACCGAGCACGGCGAGGGCAACGTCCTGCCCGGGCCCGCGGACGAGGACTCGCACTACGACACCTTCCTGCGGATGTCCGACCTGCTGATGGCGCACCGCGTCGAGGCGCCCGGCCAGCGGTGCCCACCGTGGACACCCGCGTACCCGGTGCTGCGCAATCCGACGTTGCACGCGGGCGACGGCGCCAGGGAACCGGTCACCGCGCCGGAGGCGCGCTCGGCCATGGTGCTGTTCAACCGCTCGTACTTCCTGATGCACCAGCTGATGCTGCAGCACTTCCACGGCGCGGCCGACGCCAGCCTGCGGCGCTCCCGGCTGATGAACGCGGCTATCGACGTGATGACGGGGATGCTGCGGCCCATCGCCGAGCACCTGGTGACGCTGCCGTCCGGACGGCCCGGCCGCACCGCCGGGCCGTCCTTCGAGCTGGAGGAGGAGCCGGGTTTCCTCGCCCGTCCCGATGTCGCGCTGCGCTCGCTCGGCGGCCGCTTCGACCACCTCGCTCGCCAGGCTGCGGAACAACCCGGGCTGCCCGCGCGGGTCGCAGAGCTGATGCGCTCCTACGCCGCGGAGTTCCGCGGGTCGGCACCGTGA